A part of Flavobacteriaceae bacterium GSB9 genomic DNA contains:
- a CDS encoding fumarylacetoacetate hydrolase family protein gives MKILAIGKNYVANKDEISANKTGNQIIFSKPETSLVKNNQDVVYPSFTKQLNYEAELVIKIGKKGKNIPLSDAASYISEIAIGIDYTAKDVFNASRENKGPWDLGKGFDGAAPISNFLPISNFTDLSNINFNLSINGEKKQVGNTSLMIYNFNDIIAFVSQYMTLEPGDLIFTGTPASGTGEIHKGDHLQASIEGELLLDFKMI, from the coding sequence ATGAAAATATTGGCTATTGGCAAAAATTACGTTGCCAACAAAGATGAAATAAGCGCTAACAAAACAGGCAATCAAATTATATTTTCCAAACCTGAAACCAGTCTTGTTAAAAATAACCAAGATGTTGTGTACCCAAGTTTTACAAAACAGTTGAATTACGAAGCCGAATTGGTTATTAAAATTGGAAAAAAAGGGAAAAACATTCCATTAAGTGACGCTGCGTCCTATATTTCGGAAATAGCTATTGGCATTGACTATACGGCTAAAGATGTCTTTAATGCCAGCAGGGAAAACAAAGGCCCCTGGGATTTAGGAAAAGGCTTTGATGGTGCCGCACCAATATCTAACTTTTTGCCCATTTCAAATTTTACAGACTTAAGCAATATCAACTTTAATTTGTCTATAAACGGCGAAAAGAAACAGGTTGGCAACACGAGCTTGATGATTTATAACTTTAACGATATCATTGCTTTTGTTTCGCAATACATGACTTTAGAACCTGGAGACCTTATCTTTACTGGAACCCCAGCTTCTGGAACCGGTGAAATCCATAAAGGTGACCATTTGCAAGCTTCTATTGAAGGAGAGTTGCTTTTGGATTTTAAAATGATATAA
- a CDS encoding NAD(P)-dependent alcohol dehydrogenase, producing MRKIHAYAAKEAGAKLEAFEYELPEIGKEEVDIKVHYCGLCHSDLSMINNDWDMSEFPLVPGHEIVGEVLAVGSDVQGLKVGDKVGMGWNSASCMHCNSCLGGDQHLCGNAEATIVGRHGGFADAVRGHWSWVIPLPEGLDIKKAGPLFCGGITVFNPIVLSGVQPTDKVGVIGIGGLGHMAIKFLKAWGCEVYAFSSNPSKKDMILNMGAHRVIDSTKPEDLEGIAGSLDFI from the coding sequence ATGAGAAAAATTCACGCATATGCTGCCAAAGAAGCGGGAGCAAAGTTAGAAGCGTTTGAATACGAGCTTCCCGAAATAGGAAAAGAAGAGGTCGATATTAAAGTCCATTATTGTGGTTTGTGCCATTCCGATTTAAGTATGATCAACAATGACTGGGACATGTCTGAATTTCCGCTTGTACCGGGCCATGAAATTGTTGGCGAGGTGTTGGCCGTAGGAAGTGATGTCCAGGGATTAAAAGTAGGTGATAAAGTGGGAATGGGGTGGAACTCTGCGTCCTGTATGCACTGTAATTCATGCCTGGGTGGTGACCAGCATTTATGCGGTAATGCCGAAGCCACCATTGTTGGAAGGCATGGTGGTTTTGCCGATGCCGTAAGAGGGCATTGGTCGTGGGTAATTCCACTTCCTGAAGGTTTGGATATTAAAAAGGCAGGGCCTCTATTTTGCGGCGGTATTACTGTTTTTAATCCCATTGTGCTTTCTGGGGTTCAACCAACCGACAAAGTAGGTGTTATTGGCATTGGAGGATTGGGCCATATGGCTATAAAATTTTTAAAAGCATGGGGGTGTGAAGTTTACGCATTTAGCTCAAACCCTAGCAAAAAAGATATGATTCTAAATATGGGGGCACATCGTGTTATAGATTCAACCAAACCGGAAGATTTGGAAGGCATAGCGGGCTCATTAGATTTTATTTAA
- a CDS encoding nitrite reductase: MKKTLLILTILLSFELYSQEIIKFSNAEFEFCLTKKCGENDCEITKIEVLKNGIITQTIKPSENYFSKTFPNDQLFTIEDMNFDGKTDFKLMEFLPAGPNVPFLFWIYNPTNELFEENKDYGEITSPEFDYEKKQINSTWRNGCCEHGRDIYELKNGIPKLIERFVIGHNSEDKEYYEHWKVENGELKLIEKTVE; encoded by the coding sequence ATGAAAAAAACTCTGCTGATATTAACAATTCTGCTTTCATTTGAACTTTATTCACAAGAAATTATTAAGTTTTCGAATGCGGAATTTGAATTTTGTCTGACCAAAAAATGCGGAGAAAATGACTGTGAAATAACTAAAATTGAGGTTCTGAAAAATGGAATCATAACGCAAACTATAAAACCGAGCGAAAACTATTTCAGTAAAACTTTTCCAAACGACCAATTATTTACAATAGAGGATATGAATTTTGACGGAAAAACGGATTTTAAGCTAATGGAGTTTCTTCCAGCTGGACCGAATGTTCCTTTTCTTTTTTGGATTTATAATCCGACAAATGAACTCTTTGAGGAAAACAAAGATTACGGAGAAATAACATCACCTGAATTTGATTACGAAAAAAAGCAAATTAATTCGACTTGGAGAAACGGTTGCTGTGAACACGGTCGAGATATTTATGAATTGAAAAACGGAATTCCAAAACTGATAGAACGATTTGTTATTGGACATAATTCAGAGGACAAAGAATATTATGAACATTGGAAAGTTGAAAACGGAGAATTAAAACTAATTGAAAAAACAGTTGAATAA
- a CDS encoding DUF4982 domain-containing protein, with the protein MKILKLLFILLLGFIQTSQSQTRTVKTLDTNWKFQKGDHENASKIQFNDSKWETVSVPHDWAIYGPFDKEIDKQTVAIVQNGEEIATEKTGRTGALPHVGTAWYRNVFNITQTEKNKKIILLFEGAMSEPQVYLNGKKVGEWGYGYSYFYFDVSELISEGENTLAVKLTNREFASRWYPGAGLYRKVSLIVKNQESINQWGTFITTPYISDSIAKVNVKTKVSNTNGYLITTVFDADGKEVASLKSTTTFGNEYDQNIKVKNPKLWSPDTPYLYTAISKLYVDNELKDEISTRFGIRSIKYKRKTGFSLNGKTTKFKGVCLHHDLGPLGAAVNKAALKRQLTILKDMGCNAIRSAHNMPSLEQLELCDEMGFLFLAESFDEWKKPKVENGYNRFFDEYAEKDIVNLVRATRNHPCIVMWSSGNEVPDQHGAAGVKRAKWLQDIFHREDPTRPVTVGMDRVKAVMESGFGALLDVPGLNYRIHLYEEAYNRFPQGFILGSETASTVSSRGVYKFPVVQAKMKQYDDLQCSSYDLEACSWSNVPDEDFVLQDDKPWVIGEFVWTGFDYLGEPTPYDEYWPSRSSYFGISDLAGLPKDRFYLYRSRWNTKDETLHILPHWNWKGREGETTPIFVYTNYNSAELFVNGKSMGVQKKTNESPQHRYRLMWTDIKYEPGTVKVVAFDDNQNPVAEKSMKTAGKPYKIVLSPDRKTIKASGKDISFVEVSVVDKNDIPCPTANNQLKFKVSGKGTYRAACNGDATSLELFHLPTMKLFSGKLVVLVQSENEPGDIKLTVMGKGLKKGEVAITSKY; encoded by the coding sequence ATGAAGATTTTAAAACTATTATTCATCCTACTTTTAGGTTTTATTCAAACCAGCCAATCACAAACCAGAACGGTAAAAACCCTAGACACCAATTGGAAATTTCAAAAAGGAGACCATGAAAATGCTTCTAAAATACAATTTAACGATTCCAAATGGGAAACCGTAAGCGTACCTCACGATTGGGCCATCTACGGTCCATTCGATAAAGAAATCGACAAGCAAACTGTAGCCATTGTGCAAAACGGCGAAGAAATAGCCACCGAAAAAACAGGACGTACCGGTGCCCTTCCGCATGTTGGCACGGCTTGGTACAGAAATGTATTTAACATTACCCAAACCGAAAAAAATAAAAAAATAATTTTGCTTTTTGAAGGTGCCATGAGCGAACCCCAAGTATATTTAAATGGTAAAAAAGTGGGTGAATGGGGTTACGGTTACAGTTATTTTTATTTTGATGTTTCCGAATTGATTTCAGAAGGCGAAAACACTTTGGCGGTAAAGCTTACCAATCGGGAATTTGCTTCGCGTTGGTATCCTGGTGCCGGGCTGTACCGGAAAGTAAGCCTCATTGTTAAAAACCAAGAAAGCATCAACCAGTGGGGCACATTTATTACAACTCCATATATTTCCGATAGTATTGCCAAAGTGAACGTAAAAACTAAAGTTTCAAATACAAATGGGTATTTAATCACTACCGTTTTTGATGCCGACGGAAAAGAGGTCGCTTCTTTAAAATCAACCACCACTTTTGGCAATGAATACGACCAAAATATTAAAGTAAAAAACCCAAAACTCTGGAGCCCAGATACCCCGTATTTATACACCGCCATTTCCAAATTATATGTTGACAACGAGTTAAAAGACGAAATTTCAACGCGATTCGGTATTCGAAGCATAAAATATAAACGAAAAACAGGGTTTAGTTTAAACGGCAAAACCACCAAATTTAAAGGCGTTTGTTTACACCACGATTTAGGCCCGCTAGGGGCGGCGGTAAATAAAGCTGCATTAAAACGTCAACTCACCATTTTAAAGGATATGGGTTGCAACGCCATTAGAAGTGCTCATAATATGCCTTCATTGGAACAATTGGAACTCTGCGATGAAATGGGCTTTTTATTTTTAGCCGAAAGTTTTGATGAATGGAAAAAACCCAAAGTAGAAAACGGCTATAATCGTTTTTTTGATGAATATGCCGAGAAAGATATCGTTAATCTGGTAAGAGCTACAAGAAATCACCCGTGCATAGTCATGTGGAGTTCGGGCAACGAAGTACCCGACCAACATGGTGCTGCTGGCGTAAAAAGGGCTAAATGGCTTCAGGATATTTTTCATAGAGAAGACCCCACCCGCCCCGTAACTGTGGGCATGGACCGTGTAAAAGCAGTGATGGAATCGGGCTTTGGAGCCTTACTCGACGTCCCTGGGCTTAACTATCGCATTCATCTCTATGAAGAAGCTTACAATAGATTTCCTCAAGGTTTTATTTTAGGTTCAGAAACAGCATCAACGGTCAGTTCTCGTGGAGTTTATAAATTCCCTGTAGTACAGGCAAAAATGAAACAGTATGACGACCTACAATGCTCGTCATACGATTTGGAGGCCTGCAGCTGGAGCAATGTTCCCGATGAAGATTTCGTATTACAGGACGATAAACCTTGGGTGATTGGCGAATTTGTTTGGACCGGTTTTGATTACTTGGGCGAACCTACGCCCTACGATGAGTATTGGCCGTCGCGAAGTTCTTACTTTGGGATTTCAGATTTGGCCGGACTGCCAAAAGACCGCTTTTATTTATACCGAAGCCGATGGAACACTAAAGACGAAACTTTACATATTTTACCGCATTGGAACTGGAAAGGCCGAGAAGGCGAAACCACTCCCATTTTTGTGTACACCAATTACAACAGTGCTGAATTGTTTGTAAACGGAAAGAGCATGGGCGTTCAAAAGAAAACAAATGAATCGCCACAACACCGTTATCGATTGATGTGGACAGACATAAAGTATGAGCCGGGCACCGTTAAAGTCGTAGCTTTTGATGACAACCAAAATCCTGTTGCAGAAAAAAGCATGAAAACCGCTGGAAAGCCATATAAAATTGTTTTGTCGCCCGACCGAAAAACCATAAAAGCTAGTGGTAAGGACATTAGTTTTGTTGAAGTATCTGTAGTTGATAAAAATGACATTCCCTGTCCCACAGCAAACAATCAGCTAAAATTTAAAGTATCTGGAAAGGGAACTTATAGAGCAGCATGTAATGGTGATGCCACATCATTGGAATTATTTCATTTACCCACCATGAAACTGTTTAGTGGAAAATTGGTTGTGCTGGTACAATCGGAAAACGAACCTGGCGACATAAAATTAACTGTAATGGGTAAAGGTTTAAAAAAAGGAGAAGTAGCTATTACTTCAAAATACTAA
- a CDS encoding universal stress protein gives MKNILVTIDFDGHEQILLDKSVELAEKFNSKVWVIHIAAPNPDFVGYEAGPQQERDFRANKLRDEHKQIQEYSTLLKNKGINSEALLIQGTTVSTIMEKASTLNIDLIIAGYNDHGFLYNAVIGSVSKQIIKESKIPVLIVPLD, from the coding sequence ATGAAAAATATATTGGTTACCATAGATTTTGACGGCCATGAACAAATCCTTTTGGACAAATCCGTTGAACTTGCTGAAAAATTCAACTCTAAAGTTTGGGTCATTCATATTGCCGCACCAAACCCTGATTTTGTAGGCTACGAAGCAGGTCCACAACAAGAACGTGATTTTCGCGCCAATAAGTTGAGAGACGAACATAAACAAATTCAAGAGTACAGTACATTACTCAAAAATAAAGGGATTAATTCAGAAGCGTTACTTATTCAAGGTACTACTGTTTCAACCATTATGGAAAAGGCCTCTACCCTAAATATAGACTTAATCATTGCGGGTTACAACGACCACGGTTTTCTTTACAATGCCGTAATTGGTAGTGTTTCCAAGCAAATTATCAAGGAATCGAAAATTCCCGTACTTATCGTGCCTTTAGATTAA